The proteins below are encoded in one region of Fibrobacter sp. UWR2:
- the pyrR gene encoding bifunctional pyr operon transcriptional regulator/uracil phosphoribosyltransferase PyrR: protein MKDNCKRIQELLSAQAMEFALDEMAAKIAKMHPSAENLIVLGMASRGIPLAKKLSERLSQKFGKPIEMGCLDATFYRDDFHYRKPSASTEMRFTEMPASVEGKTVILVDDVLYTGRSVRAAMQAILDLGRPAAIRLCVLVDRGHRELPIAPDCVGLTVETAQNQEVRVMIEPIDNENSVYLVEVEA from the coding sequence ATGAAAGATAATTGCAAACGTATACAGGAACTGCTTTCGGCGCAGGCGATGGAATTCGCCCTCGACGAGATGGCTGCAAAGATTGCCAAGATGCATCCGTCTGCCGAAAACCTGATTGTGCTTGGCATGGCTAGCCGTGGGATTCCGCTGGCGAAAAAACTGAGCGAAAGACTCTCCCAGAAATTCGGCAAGCCCATAGAGATGGGCTGTCTCGACGCGACATTCTACCGCGACGACTTCCACTACCGCAAGCCCAGTGCCTCCACCGAGATGCGCTTTACCGAGATGCCCGCCTCAGTGGAAGGCAAGACGGTAATCCTTGTGGACGATGTGCTCTACACGGGTCGCTCGGTGCGTGCCGCCATGCAGGCCATCCTGGACCTCGGCCGCCCTGCCGCCATACGCCTCTGCGTGCTGGTGGACCGCGGGCACCGCGAACTCCCGATTGCGCCGGATTGCGTGGGCCTCACGGTAGAAACCGCGCAGAATCAGGAAGTCCGTGTGATGATTGAACCTATTGACAACGAAAATTCAGTTTACCTCGTAGAAGTGGAGGCTTAG
- a CDS encoding FISUMP domain-containing protein, with product MLDRKLFHCLFALFAVSAMNFTACGDDESFVAMPGDKEQSSSSVKGKSSSSSARSSSSVEETRSSSSLKTVIPACESVKYGSMVDERDDQEYRTVDICGLVWMAENLNYEYKYYSYCYEKKQDNCDMYGRLYQWSIIMDSAGVFSDDALGCGMDAEECSPNYPVRGICPEGWHVPTIHELENLLKAVGAIRDESQTRTWLNAGKILKSATDDWEDEGMGEDSYGFTALPAGSGARGSYFTSLGSLVDIATSSIDMGLDNHVYCLNLYDDRDDAVIMSDYMKDTRSVRCVKN from the coding sequence GTGCTAGATCGTAAGCTTTTTCATTGCCTGTTTGCGCTGTTTGCCGTTTCCGCTATGAATTTTACCGCCTGTGGCGATGACGAAAGCTTTGTTGCAATGCCGGGAGACAAGGAACAATCCAGTTCGTCTGTTAAGGGCAAGTCGTCTTCGAGTAGTGCAAGGTCCAGTTCGTCGGTCGAGGAAACTCGGTCGTCGTCGAGCCTGAAGACTGTCATTCCTGCCTGCGAATCGGTAAAGTATGGCTCGATGGTAGACGAGCGCGATGATCAGGAGTATAGGACCGTAGATATTTGTGGCCTGGTCTGGATGGCGGAAAACCTGAACTATGAATACAAATATTACTCGTACTGCTACGAAAAAAAGCAGGATAACTGCGACATGTATGGGCGTCTTTACCAGTGGAGTATAATCATGGATAGTGCGGGAGTGTTTTCCGACGATGCTTTGGGTTGTGGTATGGATGCGGAGGAGTGTTCGCCGAACTATCCTGTGCGTGGGATTTGCCCCGAAGGCTGGCACGTGCCGACTATCCATGAACTCGAGAACCTGCTTAAGGCCGTGGGTGCCATTCGGGATGAGTCTCAGACGAGGACATGGCTGAATGCGGGCAAGATACTGAAATCGGCTACGGATGACTGGGAAGACGAAGGCATGGGCGAGGATTCCTATGGTTTTACCGCTTTGCCAGCGGGTTCCGGTGCCCGTGGATCATACTTTACGAGTCTTGGTTCCCTGGTGGATATCGCGACCTCTTCGATAGATATGGGGCTGGATAACCATGTCTACTGCCTGAATCTTTATGATGACCGTGACGATGCCGTCATTATGAGTGATTATATGAAAGATACGCGCTCCGTTCGTTGCGTCAAGAACTGA
- a CDS encoding peptidylprolyl isomerase, which yields MFNQLDKPQAGETIAIMKTNHGVMKLRLFEERVGECATNFIELAKQGKYDGAPFHRIISGFMIQGGDFTRRNGTGGHSAKGPGTTIGDKYDPCLTHMRGALSWAKTQLPNSIGSQFFIVHGDNVHFLDHDQCGPGPADGYSVFGQLYEGFDVLDEIANVRTGAMDRPIEDVIIESVTIEKA from the coding sequence ATGTTTAACCAGCTCGACAAGCCCCAGGCAGGCGAAACCATCGCCATCATGAAAACCAACCACGGGGTAATGAAGCTCCGCCTTTTTGAAGAACGCGTGGGCGAATGTGCCACGAACTTCATCGAGCTTGCCAAGCAGGGCAAGTACGACGGCGCCCCCTTCCACCGCATCATCAGCGGGTTCATGATTCAGGGTGGCGACTTCACCCGCAGGAACGGCACAGGCGGGCACTCCGCCAAGGGCCCCGGCACCACCATCGGCGACAAGTACGACCCGTGCCTCACCCACATGCGCGGCGCCCTCAGCTGGGCAAAGACTCAACTCCCTAACTCCATCGGCAGCCAGTTCTTCATTGTCCACGGCGACAACGTGCACTTTTTGGACCACGACCAGTGCGGCCCGGGCCCGGCTGACGGATACTCCGTATTCGGCCAGCTCTACGAAGGCTTCGACGTGCTCGACGAAATCGCAAACGTCAGGACCGGCGCCATGGACCGCCCCATCGAAGACGTGATTATCGAGTCCGTGACCATCGAAAAGGCATAA
- a CDS encoding M23 family metallopeptidase produces the protein MKKISNKFIYTVGSSLALSLLACAAAFAEECNEQTMDAFAYEDCLAANGITAGTDAAASSANGPRLTVLGTKPFSYNPFGRDAYLTSSFGENRGTRYHLGIDYSTEMEEGWVVYAPEDGTVSEIKTSPFGYGKVLFFKGASGKTWVFAHQSSFGPKLDEIVYKKMYDTKKNDISISPKIAFKKGDTLTYAGSSGIGNPHLHLEVRTADNKALSPCGEGVLCLDTIAPQVFAAAAFYKDDVAFTSAEALDKGCVTSPIKNSFQNDAPVHVAFKIADYSRMPKENPMSIRRLELFRYDEKAYSKIQDTIPMSKQLRIRDELLWAEEADTAGDWHYLTAKLPPQSEYRLEVEDYAGNITTKKFSLRSNCKGNQSFPKQKFQTTPLFTYLSRPALDLTRCNDGYSFSAQDKSGQTLSANLCKVFGNKFTFIGKIVATFPTVEKIIYSKGNTENTIYVTTLRPGVSSASWTVKDEDFEISQKITGMAVKTNEGTPVLAFTRNVTDSLNFYEFHPKGLQFSGKWEVCIDAHTASAPLYWLGETSRNWFIFSKQTSGKKRCASTNELRDIASIDHQAPPTLGFPYWDNTIIGGLHQPALKIPLQFKYNGVEDGNAITVKAGKQWIAAEYDSEPREIIIEGEKLPEEGGTITIQIQDEAKHKASYTITVPGM, from the coding sequence ATGAAGAAGATTTCCAATAAATTCATCTACACCGTGGGGAGTTCGTTAGCGCTATCCCTGCTAGCGTGCGCAGCAGCCTTTGCAGAAGAGTGTAACGAACAAACTATGGACGCCTTCGCCTACGAAGACTGCCTTGCAGCAAACGGCATCACGGCCGGAACCGACGCAGCGGCATCTTCTGCCAACGGTCCTCGCCTGACTGTACTCGGCACCAAGCCGTTTTCGTACAATCCCTTCGGGCGCGACGCCTACCTCACATCGAGTTTCGGCGAGAACCGCGGCACACGATACCACCTGGGCATCGACTACTCTACAGAAATGGAAGAAGGCTGGGTCGTATATGCACCCGAAGACGGAACCGTCAGCGAAATCAAGACTTCACCCTTCGGCTACGGCAAGGTGCTGTTCTTCAAGGGAGCAAGCGGCAAGACCTGGGTATTCGCCCACCAGAGCAGTTTCGGCCCCAAGCTCGATGAGATTGTCTACAAGAAGATGTACGATACCAAGAAAAACGACATCTCCATTTCACCCAAAATCGCGTTCAAGAAAGGCGACACGCTTACCTACGCCGGGAGCAGCGGCATCGGCAACCCGCACCTACACCTAGAAGTGCGCACAGCCGACAACAAGGCACTTTCGCCCTGCGGCGAAGGGGTTCTCTGCCTAGACACTATCGCGCCACAGGTATTTGCAGCAGCGGCATTCTACAAGGACGATGTCGCATTCACCTCCGCAGAAGCACTTGACAAGGGATGCGTTACCTCCCCCATCAAGAACAGTTTCCAGAACGACGCCCCCGTGCATGTCGCATTCAAGATTGCCGACTACAGTCGCATGCCCAAGGAAAACCCGATGTCCATCCGCAGGCTGGAACTGTTCCGCTACGACGAGAAAGCCTACAGCAAGATACAGGACACCATCCCGATGTCCAAACAGCTCAGAATCCGCGACGAACTGCTCTGGGCCGAAGAAGCCGACACCGCCGGCGACTGGCACTACCTGACCGCCAAGCTCCCGCCGCAATCCGAATACCGCCTGGAAGTCGAGGACTACGCGGGGAATATCACCACCAAGAAGTTCTCGCTCCGTTCCAACTGCAAAGGCAACCAGAGTTTCCCAAAGCAGAAGTTCCAGACCACCCCGCTGTTCACCTACCTCTCTAGGCCCGCTCTCGACCTCACACGCTGCAACGACGGTTACTCGTTCTCCGCCCAGGACAAGAGCGGACAGACACTCAGTGCGAACCTCTGCAAGGTGTTCGGCAACAAGTTCACGTTCATCGGCAAGATTGTAGCAACTTTCCCCACCGTCGAAAAAATCATCTACAGCAAGGGCAACACCGAGAATACCATCTACGTGACCACGCTCCGTCCAGGCGTTTCCTCCGCAAGCTGGACCGTCAAGGACGAAGACTTCGAGATATCGCAGAAGATTACCGGCATGGCAGTCAAGACAAACGAAGGCACACCGGTCCTTGCTTTCACGAGGAATGTCACCGACAGCTTGAACTTCTACGAATTCCACCCGAAGGGCCTGCAGTTCAGCGGCAAGTGGGAAGTCTGCATAGACGCCCACACGGCAAGCGCCCCGCTTTACTGGCTTGGCGAAACCAGCCGCAACTGGTTCATCTTCAGCAAGCAGACCTCCGGGAAAAAGCGCTGCGCAAGCACAAACGAGCTGCGCGACATCGCCTCCATCGACCATCAGGCCCCACCGACACTTGGGTTCCCCTACTGGGACAACACCATCATTGGCGGGCTACACCAGCCGGCACTCAAGATTCCGCTTCAGTTCAAGTATAACGGAGTCGAAGATGGCAACGCCATAACAGTCAAGGCGGGCAAGCAGTGGATTGCCGCGGAATACGATTCGGAACCCCGCGAAATCATCATCGAAGGCGAAAAGCTGCCAGAAGAAGGCGGGACGATTACCATCCAGATCCAGGACGAAGCCAAGCACAAGGCCAGCTACACCATCACAGTCCCGGGAATGTAG
- a CDS encoding polysaccharide deacetylase family protein produces MARKFLLCFHDFSVWNYRTVLPVLDSLKDLCGRGFSVLVIPSTEGADEESVAGFRDALARLKSDGFELALHGYKHKAEFSQGRSYMGLFGMVVTHREAEFAGLSEYESSRLLQAGVKAWEALFAEGDNAGIKPAAFVPPTWYSNKYLPMQVRGMKMLYEDRFSLTTARGRRFASPVASFAGIPECLVKPAFKFGELILKIPAGIPRIALHPVDFPEREEQLRDLVRIALNNRRKLTHYADL; encoded by the coding sequence ATGGCTCGCAAGTTTCTCCTCTGTTTTCACGATTTTAGCGTCTGGAACTACCGGACGGTGTTGCCAGTGCTTGATTCGCTCAAGGATCTTTGCGGTCGAGGGTTCAGCGTCCTTGTGATTCCCAGTACAGAGGGCGCCGATGAAGAGTCTGTTGCGGGTTTCCGCGATGCTCTTGCCCGGTTGAAGTCCGATGGCTTCGAACTGGCCCTGCATGGCTACAAACACAAGGCGGAATTTAGCCAGGGCCGCAGTTACATGGGGCTTTTCGGCATGGTGGTGACGCACAGGGAAGCGGAATTTGCGGGGCTTAGCGAGTATGAGTCCAGCCGCTTGCTGCAGGCGGGCGTCAAGGCCTGGGAAGCCCTGTTTGCCGAAGGTGATAATGCCGGAATCAAGCCTGCTGCGTTCGTACCCCCGACATGGTACAGCAACAAGTACCTGCCCATGCAGGTACGTGGCATGAAGATGCTCTACGAAGACCGCTTCTCGCTTACGACCGCGCGGGGCCGGCGTTTTGCCTCTCCGGTCGCGAGTTTTGCGGGTATTCCTGAATGCTTGGTAAAGCCCGCCTTCAAGTTTGGGGAACTGATACTCAAGATTCCGGCGGGTATCCCGCGTATTGCGCTGCATCCGGTGGATTTTCCGGAGCGCGAAGAACAGTTGCGCGACCTGGTGCGCATTGCATTAAATAATCGGCGCAAGCTTACGCATTACGCCGACCTGTAA
- a CDS encoding undecaprenyl-diphosphate phosphatase: MFESIILGLLQGLAEFLPISSSGHLVLGHELLGMNEAGMFFDIMLHAGTLLSIFVVFHKKITDIIVGCLHRDKEQLREAGYIILASIPTALIGIGFKDALEGLFENPRAVCVAELFTGLLLFTSQWGPTGAKHPENEGVKMNWWRALVTGTVQGIACIPGISRSGSTISAMMFMGVNRKYAGEFSFLMSIPAVGGAALLDCIKWFKCQSMTPEKALLDPEKAMKCADAGSFTPELLVGMLVSFIFGIIALKWLMTFLQKGKFQHFAWYVWAVGILGLIFL, from the coding sequence ATGTTCGAATCTATCATCTTGGGCCTATTGCAGGGCCTCGCCGAATTCCTCCCCATTTCCAGCTCCGGCCACCTTGTGCTCGGGCACGAACTTCTAGGCATGAACGAAGCGGGCATGTTCTTCGACATCATGCTCCACGCCGGCACGTTGCTTTCTATCTTCGTCGTCTTCCACAAGAAGATTACCGACATCATCGTAGGCTGCCTCCACCGTGACAAGGAACAGCTCCGCGAAGCGGGCTACATCATTCTGGCGAGCATCCCGACCGCCCTCATCGGAATCGGTTTCAAGGATGCGCTCGAAGGCCTTTTCGAGAATCCGCGCGCCGTATGCGTCGCAGAACTCTTTACCGGCCTATTGCTGTTTACATCGCAGTGGGGCCCCACAGGCGCCAAGCACCCTGAAAACGAAGGCGTCAAGATGAACTGGTGGCGCGCACTCGTGACCGGCACCGTGCAGGGCATCGCCTGCATTCCGGGCATTAGCCGCAGCGGCTCTACCATCAGTGCCATGATGTTCATGGGCGTGAACCGCAAGTACGCCGGTGAATTCAGCTTCCTCATGAGCATCCCTGCCGTGGGCGGTGCCGCACTCCTCGACTGCATCAAGTGGTTCAAGTGCCAGAGCATGACTCCGGAAAAAGCACTCCTCGACCCGGAAAAGGCCATGAAGTGTGCTGACGCCGGCAGCTTTACCCCCGAACTTTTGGTGGGCATGCTGGTGTCGTTCATCTTCGGCATTATCGCCCTCAAGTGGCTCATGACCTTCTTGCAGAAGGGCAAGTTCCAGCACTTCGCCTGGTACGTGTGGGCCGTCGGCATCCTCGGACTGATTTTCCTGTAG
- the htpG gene encoding molecular chaperone HtpG → MATEKMEFQTEVRDMLNLMINSLYSNKEIFLRELVSNAADALDKRRFLSLSNADLLPVGTQLRIDISVNKEGKRIVVEDNGIGMNKEDLINCLGTIARSGTKNFIKNLKEGDKGSVDLIGQFGVGFYSVFMVAKKVEVLTLKAGEKQGYLWASEGTGEFEISEAPLDKVGTKITLYLKDDEDAEDFASEWKIKDIVQKYSGFVSYGIYFHPEPTKNDKGELEEKPEERLNEKQALWRQSEKEVTEEQYKDFYNVISHEADEPAAWSHSHAEGSQEFWSLVYIPSKAPFNIWHNDALHGLKLYVKKVFIMDDCKDLLPPWLRFVRGVVDSEDLPLNVSREILQNNKIITNIRKHVIKKVLDTLQNMADKDAAKYNAWWRELGMVLKEGFYMNWEHLDELKKLLRFESTKTEGDALVGLDEYVKRMPEGQKEIYYLIGDKNAVKSNPMLEAFKAKGYEVLLMSDGIDEFMMSSLTEFGDKKFHDIARGDVDFEKTEDEKKAEEANKGIFKGLCENLQKVLDEDIKEVRVSSRLKDSPCCLVTSEDAMSAQMERMMKAMGQKNLPKSKRILEINPTHPICEMLKKKAEAKEDLGDWPKALYGQALLAEGSPLPNPAEYVAAITKLLTASVK, encoded by the coding sequence ATGGCAACAGAGAAGATGGAATTCCAGACCGAAGTTCGCGACATGCTGAACTTGATGATCAACTCCCTTTACAGCAACAAGGAAATCTTCCTCCGCGAGCTCGTCTCGAACGCGGCGGACGCACTTGACAAGCGCCGTTTCCTTTCGCTTTCTAACGCCGACCTGCTCCCGGTGGGCACGCAGTTGCGCATCGACATCTCGGTGAACAAAGAAGGCAAGCGCATCGTTGTCGAAGATAACGGTATCGGCATGAACAAGGAAGACTTGATCAACTGCCTCGGTACCATCGCCCGTAGCGGCACCAAGAACTTCATCAAGAATTTGAAGGAAGGTGACAAGGGCAGCGTCGATCTGATTGGCCAGTTCGGTGTGGGTTTCTACTCCGTGTTCATGGTCGCGAAGAAAGTCGAAGTGTTGACGCTCAAGGCCGGCGAAAAGCAGGGCTACCTGTGGGCCTCCGAAGGCACGGGCGAATTTGAAATTTCTGAAGCCCCGCTCGACAAGGTGGGCACCAAGATTACCTTGTACCTGAAGGACGACGAGGACGCCGAAGATTTCGCCAGCGAATGGAAGATTAAGGACATCGTGCAGAAGTACAGCGGCTTCGTGAGCTACGGCATCTACTTCCACCCGGAACCGACCAAGAACGACAAGGGCGAACTCGAAGAAAAGCCCGAAGAACGCTTGAACGAAAAACAGGCCCTGTGGCGTCAGAGCGAAAAGGAAGTCACCGAAGAACAGTACAAGGACTTCTACAACGTCATCAGCCACGAAGCCGACGAACCGGCCGCCTGGAGCCACAGCCACGCCGAAGGTTCCCAGGAATTCTGGAGCCTCGTGTACATTCCGTCGAAGGCCCCGTTCAACATCTGGCACAACGATGCTCTGCACGGACTCAAGCTCTACGTGAAGAAAGTCTTTATCATGGACGACTGCAAGGACTTGCTGCCGCCTTGGCTCCGCTTTGTGCGCGGCGTGGTCGATAGCGAAGACTTGCCGCTGAACGTGTCCCGTGAAATCTTGCAGAACAACAAGATTATCACCAACATTCGTAAGCACGTGATCAAGAAGGTGCTCGACACCTTGCAGAACATGGCCGACAAGGATGCCGCGAAGTACAACGCCTGGTGGCGCGAACTCGGCATGGTCTTGAAGGAAGGCTTCTACATGAACTGGGAACATCTTGACGAACTCAAGAAGTTGCTCCGTTTCGAAAGCACCAAGACGGAAGGCGACGCTCTCGTGGGCCTCGACGAATACGTGAAGCGCATGCCCGAAGGCCAGAAGGAAATCTACTACCTCATCGGCGACAAGAACGCCGTGAAGTCTAACCCGATGCTCGAAGCCTTCAAGGCGAAGGGTTACGAAGTGCTGCTCATGAGCGACGGCATCGACGAGTTCATGATGTCGAGCCTCACCGAATTCGGTGACAAGAAGTTCCATGACATCGCCCGCGGCGACGTGGATTTCGAAAAGACCGAAGACGAAAAGAAGGCCGAAGAAGCCAACAAGGGAATCTTCAAGGGACTCTGCGAAAACCTGCAGAAGGTCTTGGACGAAGACATCAAGGAAGTCCGCGTGTCTAGCCGCCTCAAAGATAGCCCCTGCTGCCTCGTGACCAGCGAAGACGCCATGAGCGCTCAGATGGAACGCATGATGAAGGCGATGGGCCAGAAGAACTTGCCGAAGAGCAAGCGCATTCTGGAAATCAACCCGACGCACCCGATTTGCGAAATGCTCAAGAAGAAAGCCGAAGCCAAGGAAGATCTTGGCGATTGGCCGAAGGCCCTCTACGGCCAGGCATTGCTTGCCGAAGGTTCTCCGCTCCCGAACCCCGCTGAGTATGTCGCCGCAATTACTAAACTGCTGACTGCCAGCGTGAAGTAA
- a CDS encoding DUF1846 domain-containing protein, which produces MFKVGFDNEAYLKTQSEKIAERIAKFGGKLYLEFGGKLFDDHHASRVLPGFAPDSKIRMLEKIKDKAEVIIAINAGDIEKNKVRGDLGITYDQDVLRLIDAFRGYGLYVSSVVLTRWQEQPSAVAYQKKLEGLGLKVYRHYPIAGYPSNIPLVVSDDGYGKNEFVETTRELVVVTAPGPGSGKMAVCLSQIYHENKRGVKAGYAKFETFPIWNIPLKHPVNLAYEAATADLNDVNMIDPFHLEAYGQTTINYNRDVEIFPVLNALFTRILGESPYKSPTDMGVNMAGNCIVDDAAVCEAAKQEIIRRYYNTLCDVRKGNAEKDQIYKQELIMEQAQISTADRPVIAAAVERAEITSGPAVAIQLNDGAIITGKTSSLLGASSAALLDALKHLAKIPDEVRLLSPMVIEPIQNLKTRQLGHKNPRLHMDEALVALSVCALTDYNAKIALEKLPELRHCEVHSSVILSQVDVGVFRRLGVNLTTEPNYQSGNLYHG; this is translated from the coding sequence ATGTTTAAAGTAGGTTTTGATAACGAAGCGTACCTCAAGACGCAGTCCGAAAAAATTGCCGAACGCATCGCGAAGTTCGGCGGAAAACTTTACCTGGAATTTGGCGGAAAACTGTTCGATGACCATCACGCATCCCGCGTGTTGCCTGGCTTCGCGCCCGACAGTAAAATCCGCATGCTCGAAAAAATCAAGGACAAGGCCGAAGTCATTATCGCCATCAATGCGGGAGACATCGAAAAGAACAAGGTCCGCGGCGACCTCGGTATTACCTACGACCAGGACGTGCTCCGCCTGATTGACGCGTTCCGCGGTTATGGCCTCTACGTGAGCTCTGTGGTGCTGACCCGCTGGCAGGAACAGCCGAGCGCTGTCGCCTACCAAAAGAAGCTGGAAGGACTGGGACTCAAGGTTTACCGCCACTACCCGATTGCGGGTTACCCGAGCAACATTCCTTTGGTTGTAAGCGACGACGGTTACGGCAAGAATGAATTTGTTGAAACTACCCGCGAACTCGTGGTGGTGACGGCTCCCGGCCCCGGTAGTGGCAAGATGGCCGTGTGTCTCTCGCAGATTTATCACGAGAACAAGCGCGGCGTGAAGGCCGGTTACGCGAAGTTTGAAACGTTCCCCATCTGGAACATCCCGCTCAAGCATCCGGTGAACCTCGCGTACGAGGCGGCCACCGCCGACCTGAACGACGTGAACATGATTGACCCGTTCCATCTGGAAGCTTACGGACAAACTACAATCAACTATAACCGTGATGTGGAAATTTTCCCAGTGTTGAACGCGCTGTTTACGCGCATCTTGGGTGAATCTCCGTACAAGAGCCCCACGGACATGGGCGTGAACATGGCAGGCAACTGCATTGTCGACGATGCCGCCGTTTGCGAGGCCGCCAAACAGGAAATCATCCGCCGCTACTACAACACGCTCTGCGACGTGCGCAAGGGCAATGCGGAAAAGGACCAGATTTACAAGCAGGAACTCATCATGGAGCAGGCGCAGATTAGCACTGCCGACCGTCCCGTGATTGCGGCTGCCGTGGAACGCGCCGAAATTACCAGTGGTCCGGCCGTTGCCATCCAGTTGAACGACGGCGCCATTATTACCGGCAAAACGTCTTCGCTGCTCGGCGCCTCTTCTGCCGCCCTGCTCGATGCTTTGAAGCATCTCGCGAAGATTCCCGACGAAGTGCGCCTGCTTTCGCCGATGGTTATCGAGCCGATTCAGAACTTGAAGACCAGGCAATTGGGCCACAAGAACCCGCGCCTGCACATGGACGAGGCGCTCGTGGCGCTCTCCGTCTGTGCTCTCACGGACTACAACGCAAAAATTGCCCTCGAGAAGTTGCCGGAACTCCGCCACTGCGAAGTGCATTCCAGTGTCATCCTCTCGCAGGTGGATGTGGGCGTGTTCCGCAGGCTGGGAGTGAACCTGACGACGGAACCGAATTATCAGTCCGGCAACCTTTACCACGGTTAA
- a CDS encoding glycosyl hydrolase family 8, with amino-acid sequence MKNLSVLSVALLCASMATAAENSIYTGTFFDDSGAYFGPDCEKDGTQSTGAYYTGDYTSPFKTFLGKTDKDIQDKLDELWNHYFGGQNDKTVYYEDRDGGYIVDINNNDIRSEGMSYGMMIAVQTNHREQFDKLWNWAKKHMWKDPATGGSGYFAWQANRDGSVRDWGNAPDGEIYFMMSLLFAAHRWNDEGYMRDAQSILKACWKGNGQSLYSEQSFIATFQPSDGNNTWGDASYSLPAFVDLFSRWSTTNNDKWKKATKATRDHIYNSANPQSGLCSDYSNFDGTPHYAFSDNSTKYAFDAIRCPMNYGMDSYLFGVDMERQTKIAKVITDFFERDGYRHGHFNWDGTSGYGDFTIGQAGANAVATYALLEEESYKDLVKKVLQKAWDSKPIVGSQRYYDGLVHYLAMLHLTGNFKIWKEKPQVEKKTAEGEYNGVSYENDTTFHAFESCKLYEVAVTAKKAAPGPDTSLVDPDAIANALNFNTDIKIRARANSIFIENAPAGSRFTVSDLSGRVLVKSNTQSAMHEVRVENRGALLVIVGNRAYKIVK; translated from the coding sequence ATGAAAAACCTATCCGTATTATCGGTAGCCCTGCTGTGTGCCTCTATGGCCACCGCGGCGGAAAATTCAATCTACACCGGCACATTCTTCGACGATAGCGGAGCCTACTTTGGCCCCGATTGCGAAAAGGATGGTACGCAATCTACGGGTGCCTACTATACCGGCGATTACACGAGCCCGTTCAAGACTTTCCTCGGCAAGACCGACAAGGATATCCAGGACAAGCTTGACGAACTCTGGAACCATTACTTTGGCGGCCAGAATGACAAGACCGTGTATTACGAGGACCGCGATGGCGGCTACATCGTCGATATCAACAACAACGACATCCGTTCCGAAGGCATGAGCTACGGCATGATGATTGCCGTGCAGACCAATCACAGGGAACAATTCGACAAGCTCTGGAACTGGGCCAAGAAGCACATGTGGAAGGACCCTGCCACGGGCGGCTCCGGCTATTTCGCCTGGCAGGCTAACCGCGACGGTTCCGTGCGCGACTGGGGCAACGCTCCCGATGGCGAAATCTACTTCATGATGTCGCTCCTGTTTGCTGCCCACCGCTGGAACGACGAAGGCTACATGAGGGATGCGCAGAGCATCTTGAAGGCCTGCTGGAAAGGCAACGGCCAGTCCCTGTACAGTGAACAGTCTTTTATCGCAACCTTCCAGCCGTCTGACGGCAACAACACCTGGGGCGATGCCTCTTATAGTTTGCCTGCATTCGTAGACTTGTTCAGCCGCTGGTCGACTACCAACAACGACAAGTGGAAAAAGGCGACGAAGGCGACCCGCGACCATATCTACAATTCCGCAAACCCGCAGTCGGGCCTTTGCAGCGACTACAGCAACTTCGACGGAACTCCGCATTACGCTTTCAGCGACAACTCCACCAAGTACGCGTTCGATGCCATCCGCTGCCCCATGAACTACGGCATGGATAGCTACCTGTTCGGTGTGGATATGGAGCGCCAGACGAAGATTGCGAAGGTCATCACGGACTTCTTCGAGAGGGACGGCTACAGGCACGGCCACTTCAACTGGGACGGCACCAGCGGATACGGCGATTTCACCATCGGCCAGGCCGGTGCGAATGCAGTTGCTACCTACGCTCTGCTTGAAGAAGAGAGCTACAAGGATTTGGTGAAGAAGGTGCTGCAGAAGGCCTGGGATTCCAAGCCCATCGTGGGCAGCCAGCGCTACTACGACGGCCTGGTGCATTACCTTGCCATGCTCCACCTGACAGGCAATTTCAAGATATGGAAGGAGAAACCGCAAGTCGAGAAAAAGACGGCAGAGGGTGAATACAACGGCGTAAGTTATGAAAACGACACCACGTTCCACGCGTTTGAATCGTGCAAGCTCTACGAGGTGGCGGTGACTGCGAAGAAGGCTGCTCCGGGTCCGGACACTTCGCTTGTCGACCCGGATGCAATCGCAAATGCACTTAACTTTAATACTGACATAAAGATACGTGCACGTGCAAATTCCATCTTTATCGAGAATGCGCCTGCCGGTTCCAGGTTCACGGTTTCCGACCTCAGTGGTCGCGTGCTTGTGAAATCGAATACGCAGTCCGCAATGCACGAAGTGCGCGTCGAAAACAGGGGAGCGCTGCTTGTGATTGTCGGTAACAGGGCGTACAAAATTGTGAAATAA